In Haliotis asinina isolate JCU_RB_2024 chromosome 16, JCU_Hal_asi_v2, whole genome shotgun sequence, the following are encoded in one genomic region:
- the LOC137268784 gene encoding uncharacterized protein → MKGALSLLTLTATLLCLLSLPDATRSRHVHTQRRHALRHRRDSSPEMPKYRFKRDEHSITPELRKKRHTSSFTTTTGIPYSSVAAEEVQRVVRDFLVDAIKYADSKADKDGGSWTEAVLEFLYKELRDSGNVEGITEEDIRKDLVTRFGGEKMESHLRKFAKQIENGEVTSKNHHHRLHGAHGQHHRDHGAKGNHGGIQHNADTHNHGNGGRGSSHHEDHGAAQDRPHGHRREHTDGITTTHADAQHHQGHHGHHGHKASTDQQESTESFIQQDDFELTPESVRSHVRSFLENMNPRQIERFLVFLDNLEAEQVFENGETAFIPSGAIKAHINTVFNKLEAANDTHAERALKLILHYLHGFEYSEFHKLHGSYLEEPTLEYARGFALGMVDRLLAEHGEKEIQTSLAEMEHLLKKFEEQFSFDPLHTKHKRHRHHGDGPPATFESVTALVNKVFGEIENNADKSKRDHELKIIAQILHSFTGHHGHQREDPESDEEGLTTLESVKEHALKLVQTLHSHKQTQALADLANMLVFLEARASDTQPAVHFEDEFQGELSVSSHNANAAMKFVDEFIERYVAMNDDAKLTTILRAILAYFVDFEREQKQRHHNGNHRHQKDHVANSSDDEVEVSSDVSEGNAQNQPNTNPSMSLLPTIGNRDHGIGTHNLGGFAAAPEKTGVGSAIPARGDAVRSHNTPHVPAHTFGHRGLRRRR, encoded by the exons atgaaagGTGCTTTGTCGTTGCTGACGTTAACAGCCACGTTGTTGTGTCTGTTGTCGTTGCCAGACGCAACACGGTCACGTCATGTCCACACACAGCGTCGTCATGCACTCCGACACAG GCGTGATTCGTCACCGGAAATGCCTAAATACCGATTTAAGCGAGATGAACACTCCATAACTCCTGAACTCCGCAAAAAGCGTCATACGTCATCGTTCACCACTACAACGGGAATTCCATACAGTTCAGTGGCGGCCGAAGAAGTTCAAAGGGTCGTGAGAGACTTCCTAGTGGACGCCATCAAGTATGCCGACTCAAAGGCAGACAAGGACGGTGGAAGTTGGACCGAAGCCGTTCTGGAGTTCCTCTATAAGGAACTTCGGGACTCTGGGAACGTGGAAGGAATTACCGAGGAGGACATCAGGAAAGATCTTGTAACAAGATTCGGGGGAGAGAAAATGGAATCACATCTCAGAAAGTTTGCTAAGCAAATAGAAAATGGCGAGGTCACGTCTaagaatcatcatcatcgtcttcACGGAGCTCACGGTCAGCATCACCGTGATCACGGCGCAAAAGGCAACCATGGCGGAATACAACACAATGCAGATACACATAATCATGGTAATGGAGGGCGCGGCTCAAGTCACCATGAGGATCACGGGGCAGCGCAGGATCGCCCTCACGGACACCGGCGTGAGCACACTGACGGCATCACAACGACGCATGCAGATGCACAACACCACCAAGGCCATCATGGGCACCATGGACACAAAGCAAGCACTGACCAGCAAGAGAGTACCGAATCTTTCATTCAGCAAGATGACTTCGAATTGACTCCAGAATCTGTTAGGTCGCACGTCAGAAGTTTTCTCGAAAACATGAATCCACGGCAGATCGAAAGGTTTTTAGTTTTCCTGGACAACCTCGAAGCGGAACAAGTTTTCGAAAACGGCGAGACTGCATTCATTCCTTCTGGGGCTATCAAAGCCCACATCAACACGGTATTTAATAAACTGGAAGCGGCCAATGATACACACGCTGAAAGGGCATTGAAGCTCATTCTCCACTATCTGCATGGCTTCGAATATTCAGAGTTTCACAAGTTGCACGGCAGCTACCTTGAAGAACCTACTCTTGAATATGCCCGAGGATTTGCTCTGGGAATGGTCGACAGACTCCTGGCTGAACATGGCGAGAAGGAAATACAAACATCTCTCGCAGAGATGGAGCATCTTCTGAAGAAGTTTGAGGAACAATTCTCTTTTGACCCTCTACATACCAAGCATAAGCGTCATCGTCACCATGGTGATGGTCCTCCGGCAACCTTTGAATCTGTCACAGCTCTTGTAAACAAAGTATTTGGAGAAATCGAAAACAATGCTGACAAATCTAAAAGAGATCATGAGTTGAAAATCATCGCCCAAATCCTTCATTCGTTTACCGGTCACCATGGACACCAGAGGGAGGATCCAGAATCAGACGAAGAAGGCCTTACCACTCTTGAGTCTGTCAAGGAACATGCACTGAAGCTGGTACAGACtcttcactcacacaaacagaCCCAAGCTCTCGCCGACCTTGCCAACATGTTGGTATTTCTCGAGGCCAGAGCGAGCGACACCCAACCAGCTGTCCACTTCGAGGACGAGTTCCAAGGCGAGTTATCAGTATCCTCACACAATGCAAATGCCGCGATGAAGTTTGTAGATGAATTCATTGAAAGGTATGTGGCCATGAATGATGATGCCAAACTGACAACCATCCTGCGAGCAATCTTGGCCTACTTCGTTGATTTCGAGAGAGAACAGAAGCAGAGACACCACAACGGCAACCATCGTCATCAGAAAGATCACGTCGCCAATAGCAGCGATGACGAAGTCGAAGTTTCTTCAGATGTCTCCGAGGGAAACGCACAAAACCAACCCAATACCAACCCGTCTATGTCTCTCCTTCCCACCATCGGAAACAGGGACCATGGCATAGGAACCCACAATTTGGGAGGATTCGCTGCTGCTCCGGAGAAGACCGGTGTTGGATCAGCAATCCCTGCGCGGGGCGACGCCGTGAGAAGTCACAACACCCCTCACGTCCCAGCTCATACGTTTGGTCACCGTGGACTTAGACGTAGAAGATAA